GGAAACTTCCACTCGCCTCTGGCCCGTCCAGAAGTCAGCGAATGGCTGAGAGAGCAAGCGGACTTGAAGAAAGGTGAGCTCGATGCGCAGGAGTCTTCCAATCGTGGGCCTGGTGTGCATGGCACTTCTCATGCCGAGTCTGGTCTTGAGCGAGGAGTCGGTCGAGGCAGCGATTCGAGCCCGTGTGAAGCAGTATGAGACGGCCTACAACGCGGGCGATGTGGAGGCCTTGGCGAAGATCTATACAATTGATGCGACCGGATTCGGCGACCGGGGTGGGAGCCTCACAGGTTTAACTTGGGTTTCTTGTAGCATTGCTCGAAATGAAGCGCAGAATTTCGTGTCGCGGTCCATGATGAAGTAGTTCGGGCCAGGTAGGAATCCGTTATTGGGGTCAGTGAGATTTCTTCCAACCTGTTTAGTCCAAACTTCGATAGTCGCAAAGTCAATGGCGGCGAGAACCTCCCAATGGGCCTTGAGAAAAGTCGCCCAGGTCATTTGACATTTGCGTTCCGGCGCCTGGTCAATGCAGTGTTCCCTGAGGATTGATATTGCTAACGGTCGAGTTAGCGAGTTTATGTCCCAGGTTATACAAAGCGCCTTGAATGCGTTTTTATCCCCAAGATGGATTCTCGTGCGCCATACGGAGAATCAGATCAATGAACTCCTCCCTAATCCGCGGCCGGCTGTGGGTTTGGTGAAGATCTTGATAATCCCACTTCTGTGCCACGAGCATGCGATGCCAGTGCAGGATCGTATCCGGCGAGAAGGCCATATCGATCTCTTTGAGGATATTGCAGCCGAGGGCCTTGCCTTTGACGGCCAGCCGCCGCCGCTGGTCGTCGATGAGTTTAATCCGGCTCTTGCCGTGCGCTTCTTTAAGCACCTGGTTTTCGGCGCGCAGGTATTCGATGATGGTCTGCTGCTCGCGATTAAGCCATCCGGCAAAGGTGGCCAGGAGAAGATGCCAAGGCTGTAAGATGAATTCCACCGATCCCTCCATCCGTCATATTTTACGGCAAAATCGGTTAGGATGAGGAAGAGGGATTGCGGTTGAGTAACCCCAAAATAGCCGATTAAAAGCGGGTTAGTCAATTCAGACTTCCACAAACTATATCTCATCTTCATCAAGTTGAATTTCGGATATTCAATCTGTACGCATTTCCAAACGTCGTCTGTTTCGTCAGTTGACATGTCAAATGACGACAGGAAACGGCGTGAGTTTAACCTTGGTGTAGTAGCCTACACGAGATGTGCCAAAGCTTCGGAGGCGCCTACCACAAGGATCTCAGTGCCTTGGTAGTCATGAATATTCCAACTTGGTTGGCGCACAACTTGAATACAACGTTTGCAGGGAAGTAGACCTGCGAACTTGCGCCAACTCGGTGATAACATAGTTTCAGATAGTTTTACTTCTACGGGAAGCCAGGGAACGCCGTCGCGTACGATGAGGAAATCGATCTCCTGTTTTTCCTTATTGCGCAGATAGAAGAGTTCAAATGTGCCCTCTCCGGTATCAGTCCAAAAATGACAAGCCTTTAAGAGATGGCAAGCAACCAAGTTCTCAAAACGAGCCGCTTCGTTTGGAATCGCGCTATAGTCCCAAAGGTAAACTTTTCCCTCGCGTCGGAGTGCGCGGGGGATTTTCTTGTGGTAGGGTTTGACCTCAAAAAGGTAATACAAAGCTTTGAGATACCCGATCCAGCGTTTCACGGTGGGAATGCTGGCCTCCAAATCCCGGCCGATGGAGGCCATGCTGAAAAGGGAGCCGATGCGCGCCGGAAGCAGAGCAATCATCATTTCAATTCGCCCAAGTTCAGGTAAGCGGCTGAGATCGCGAAGGTCCTCCCGAACAATAAGCTGCTCATGATTTCTGTGCCAAATGCGGGCTTTGCGCTTATCCTGATTTAGTAATGGCTCGGGAAACGGACCGAAATTCATTAGGGCCGCAAGGTTGTCTTGCCTCCGTTGGTTTCTACGCAGCCCGTGAACGAAAATCCGATTAAGGGCCTCATCAGGATTTAAGACGACAGAAGATTCCATCTCTCGAAGCGAAAAGGGGTGGAGCCTAAAACTGAGGTGCCGGCCTAAAAGGCTGTCGCTTCCCTTCATATAGATGTTAAGCCGGGCACTCCCAGTTACCAATAAATCGCATGGCTTGGTCAAGGTATCGAAGACACCCTTGAGATCGCGCTTCCACCGGCGGTTTTTATGGAGTTCGTCAAGAACAATGAGCGGGACATCTTTGCCTCTAGATATTGGAATTATGGAGGAAGGATCCTGGGTCCAAAGATGTCGAAATTTCAATTCATCCCAATTGTGATAGACGCCAGTTTTCCTCTCTCTCAGCATCATTTTGGCCAATGTCGTCTTGCCGCACTGTCGTGGTCCTGAGACGAAGGCAATTTTGTGATCGGAGAAGGCAAGTTCTCCAATAGCCGGGGCGAGCGATCTCCTTTTCATAATGACCATTATAACGACTGCCGTTAGTTTGGTCAATTTGCATTTGGTTTAGACCATTCTAACGCTAGTCGTTAGTTTGGTCGCAACACATATCCTGGTGCCCTATTGCTTTGGAGTACTTTGACTTATGCGATATCATTCCAGGTGAAATGTCGACAGGAACGGAGAAATGGTCAGGAAACGGTCCCACCCGGGGCGCCGATGATCGCCACCATTGAAACGGTCGGATCGTCTACGCGGATCGAGGGTGTCAAACTGACCGACGATCAGATTGAACGCTTGATGAACAACTCGTGACCTGGAGCTCGGAGGCAGTCCAGAGTGGTGAATACCATGTGCTCCTGGTCGTCGCAGTGTTCGTCGTACGATTCCTCGCGATTCACCCCTTCCAGGATGGCAATGGACGTTTGTCTCGAGCGCTGACCACGCTACTCCTTCTGCGGGCCGGTTACGACTATGTGCCCTATTCCTCGCTGGAGCGGATCGTCGAGGACAACAAGGAGGAGTATTACAAAGCCCTGCGGCGCGCCCAATCCACACTCGATCAGGGCGAAGCGACCGCTCTAATCGGGGCCAATCGCAATATGATTAAGGATCATCTTGCTCGACTCGTAGAGGCCGGTTACCTGGCGCGAAAGGGGCGGGGACGTGGGAGTTGGTATGAGAAGGTTTGAGCGCGGCTTCTCGGTCGACATTGCTGAGTCCGATCGGTTCTTCAAGGGTAGAAAGCCCAATCATGCATAAGAAGCCGCATTCTCCGCAAATCCCATCCAGGAGCTTGCGTCCCAAAACGGAGAGGGGTCCGCAGAGGATTCTACCCGGGGAGCCGGGTGGGACGGATAATCACCTAATAAGCCGGTTTAACATAACTCCAATCTATAAACTGTCCGGTTGAAAGGCGATGTCCAGAGATATCGCATCGGTCGGCGTTTGTGAGAAGCGTGTCTCCGAATCCATGGGCCAGTGGACCAATGCCAGGCCGGCGTTGTTACCATCCCGCTCCGCGGTTGGAACGGCCACCGGCATGCCGCGACCCTGTTCGGATGGAGGCAAGTCCTCGGGCGAAAGCCAAACCGGTTCCCGGTACAGCTCGGCGGACCCATCAGGGACGCTGGCATGTCCGATCCAAAACCCGGTGGTCACGGCGAGGAGGACGAGGGAAAAAACGGCGTAGATCGGCATCGGTTGGCGGAAGAGAAGCAAGAACTGCTGAGCTCCCTGCGATATCCGGCGGCGCAGGGCGGATGATCCGGCCGGTGCGCTCGCGGCCGGCGCCCAGGCCGCCGTTCTTTGCCGGAGCACGGCGGCAAGCCGGTCTTCTATCGCGGATTTCTCGGGCCATTCTTCACGGGGGAGCACCGCATGAAGGAGGCGGCTCAGCCGCTGCTCTTCTTTTGTACAATCGGCGCAATCGGCGAGGTGTTGCTCGAGCAGAACGGCATCCTCCTCCCCCAATTCATCCGCGAGCCTGTCAATGATCAAGTCTCTCCACTTTTCACAAGCCATCTTGATTCCTCCAGCAAGGGATTTTGTTCTCATCCCAGGCGCTCAACTCCTCGCGCAACCGGCGGACGGCGTGGTGAAATCTCGACTTGGCCGTGCCGGTGGGGCAATGGAGCACCAATGCGATCTCTTCATAGGTCAAACCTTGATCGATCTTTAACAAAAAAGTCATGCGCTGATTCGGCGGCAGGCGCCGGATTGCTCCCTGGGCGTCGCTGGCAAAAGCGCCGGCCAGAAACTTTTCATCGGGGCTTTCGTGGTTCGGCGCCAGGATATCGCCGATAAAATCATTGTGACCCGGTGGGAGCAGGGGGGAGGAGCGTCTCCGTCTCCAGTAGCTGTACCCGAGGTTGGCGCAGATCCTGTACATCCACGAGACCACACTGCCCCCCGGCTTGAATTGCGGCGCCGCCTTAAGGATCCGAAGAAATGTCTCTTGAAGCAGATCCTCGGCCACATCCCGCGAGCCGGTGATTTGGAAGAGGAGACGTCCCAGGCGGGGAGACCATCGGCGGAAGAGAACCCGGAAAGAGTTTTCACAGCCACGCCCGACTCCCTGAAGCAGGGCCAGGTCATCCCATCGTTCGAATGCCGTTTCACCCTGTATTTTTTTTCTCGATGACACGGCCGGTTCTTTCTCCGCTGTCCATTACAGAGGCCGAAGGCCCCGATCTTCCCAACCCTTGCGCTTCCTTACCTTACAACGCTTGAATCGGCCGGAAGGTTCACAGGGAATCGAGGATGCTTGAAAAAGAGGGTATATCCTGCAACTGGTTTTATGGCAATCGATTGGGAGTTCTTTTCGGGATCGAGTTCTGTTTCGTTTTTCCGAAAATCCGCCGGCGAGTGAACTCTCCAGGTATTCGAGCGTTGTATTCATGGGACTGGAAGGCAGAATCTTTTCAGGTGTCACAAGAAGGAGGGATCTATGTCAAGGCGAATACTGTTCTTGTTGCTCCTCATACCCATTTTCGTCTCATGCCAAGAGAAGGATTCTTCGGCCGATATCGCTGGAGGTCTGGTGATCGGATCGATGGAGCCGGTGGGGCGCCCGCCGGTGATCCTGTCCTGGCGGCATCAAATCCTGGACCGGGAGCGATATAAGGCTCTCGCCGACGAGTGGTTCGCTTATGTCAAAGAGCATCCCAAAGAGCCGGAGGCTTGGATCGAGTGGGGAGATGCTTTGCGCTATTCCGATCGGCGGGATGAAGCTGAAAGGAAATATGCCAAGGCCTTCGAAGTCGATTCGACCAATGCGGCGGCGATCGTCGCTCATTGCGCGCAGATGCTGCATGAAAAGGACAACGATGTTTGGAAACTGGCGCATGAACGCCTGCTGCGGGCGACACATATAGATCCTAAATGTGCTGATATTTATTACTCGCTCTGGATTACATCATTGCGATCGAGGGATGAGGAAACAGCGCAGGAGTGTTTAAAAAGGCTTGTTCGATTGGGGGATATGTCGTCCGCCTTGTTTAATTACGGGCGGAATATGATCGCCGGCGCTCCCCAGAACGCCATCATATTTACAAACGGCGACAATGATACCTATCCGCCGCTGGCTTATCAGGCCATCTCGGGGGATCGAACCGATGTGTCGATCGTCAATCTCTCGCTGTTAAACACGACATGGTACATTAGCTACCTCCGCGATAAAGGGCTCCCCATCGATTTGGATGATGCGGCAATCAACGAGCTGAAAAATACACCGGAGTCCCTGATCGGAGCTCAAATCCAGCGGCGCCTCTATGAGCGAGTTGTAAATGATGAAATCCCCCGTCCCCTCTATTACGCGGTGACGGTGAATAAAGGGAATCGGGCTTTGGAATACAGAACCGTGCTGGAGGGGCTGCTGGAGCGCATCGTTCCCGGCGGGGAGAGTACGGAGCAGGCGCCGGAATTGGACTTGGCCAGGACGCGGGAGCTTTTCGATTCCGTCTATCGAATCGACGGAATGACGGATCTGTCGGTCGACTGGGAGCGGGAAAGTTCGCTGGCCGGTCTCGCCTTCAATTATGCGGGACTTCTCGACCAGCTCGGGTCGGGGCTGATCAATCAAGGCTCACTCGCGGTGGGAGGACCCTATCTTGTCGATGCGATTGAAATCTGGGCCTTTCATGGGAAGCCGGAGCGGGCGGCGTCTCTTATTGAGATGATGGAAGAAAAGGATCCGAATTCGAAGTTTGTAAAAGAGGCGCGGGAGATCGTTGAAAATATGAAGTGACCCAAACGCCGACTGTCCCCTTGGTCAGGCGAAAGGGCCACTTCTTTTTTCTCATCTAGACCATCGGAAAAACAATGGCTATAGCCGGCCTGAGAAATACACGATACAGGATTGTAAAAGGCCGGTGTAAAAATCCCGTCAGCGGGGATTCTCTGTTTTCCGGTGCTCTATGTGACAACAGCAGAGCGACAAGGGAACAGAACGGACACTTGTGTTCTGAATGCCGGGAGAGTGACGCTTCATCCGTGCCGGGGAAATGGATGACCAAACACTCTTCCTCGCCGCTCTGGTTTTTCCAGGAGATTTCGATCTCGAGTTCGCCATCGGCGAATCCATTCTGACAGAATGCCGGGGGGATCATGGAGTACTCGTTGTCTTCGGACCATGGAATGGCCGTACATTCCCCGGTCGTCAGAGGCGAAATTCCCAACGCTGCCAGTGGAGCGATAAATGATACCATTGTGAGGATCAGCAGTATCGAGCGTCTATTTTTAGACATTTTCAGGACCCTCTAGCCTTTAGTATTCTGGCTTTTAATACTCCTCAACCACGACTTTCGCTATCATCTCTTCGTCGGTGAGCTTGTCTTCACCGTAGGCTTTCAGATCACGAACCTTTGCTTTAAGGATCAGTTGCGAAATGCGGTTCGTGACAAAGTAATCACTGTTTTTCAGAAATGCGGCGATGGCGACCCAGCTGTCATCGGGAAGCCTGTCCATGGTATCGCCGTAGTAGATTAAAACATCGATCAGTTCTTCTTTTCCTCTGGTATAGAGCCTCTCGTCCCGCTGCGAGTCCTTGTCGCGCCATTTCTCAACTTCTTCGGCTTCTTCCTCGTCCAGCTCTTCCGCATCTTCGTCTTCGCTATCTTTAGAGATAATGATCTTGCCGTCGTCCGTTTGCACTTTGAAGTTCTTGAGGAAGCTAAGATCCTTCCAGTTAGATCCTTTGTCCACCAAAGAGGCTTCAAATGTGAAAACGACACCGAATTCCTCAAGATAGAGATCGTGGGTCGGATTGCTCGAGTAGACGAGGAGGTTGGGACTGTCAACCAAGGCCTCGTCGATGACTTTTGTCATGACGTTTGTCTGGCGCTTTAACTTTTTGATATCCGTCTTGTCCGATGCATCGGCCGGGTTTGCAACGGTCCAGGCTATCGCTAAGAAGAAAGCGAGAATTACCCCTGTGACAACAATTCCCTTCTCGCTTTTAATCATTTTGACCATCCTCCTCTCGCTGCGAGGGTGCATCGCCGACCGGCTGAATGCCGGAGCGATCATCCTGATTGATAGGTACTTCCGACTGGCCGGCGGCTTCTCTCTCGATGCCGACAAGACCCAGCCACATCCTGTCCATCTCTGAATTCAGATCTTCGTGGCTCCGCTGCTGGCGCTGCAGAAGATCGTCGTAAAAACCGCGGAGCGCATAGGCGATCTGCCCATCCCGCCGTTGTTCATATTCACTCATCATATTGGAGACAAGGGTCATGAGATCGTTCGAGTAATCGGCGAAATCGGTCCTTGTCAGGTAATTTCCACCTGCGGAAGCCGGGATCATCTGTACATTATCATAGGAGCCGCCCGGATAAGCGCCGCCGGGCTCCATGTAGCCGGGTTCGACGGGCAATTGACCCGGCATCACTTCAACATTACCTGGTGTAGGCTCGGGCGAACGTCCGAAACGGAAGACGAGACCGCCATCCACCCGGTCCACCCGGAATCCGGCCAGCATCAGAATCACAAGCGCGGCCGTGACAATGGCAAAACCGGTGGCTGGGGAGAGCAGGGTTCCGAAGAGGCGGGTCCACAATCCGGACAGCTTGGCAAAGATCCCGCTTCGGGAACGTTCAAGAGTTTTGGAAGCCGGTTGGGCGGGGTTCAGGAAAACAAAACTCGGCGCCGTCTCTTCCTCTTCCGCCTTCTTCAAAAATGCCCGCGTCAGTTGAAGCTCTTCCCATTCCGCTTGTAGTTTCTCATCCTGAGCGAGGAGATCGTGAAACTCCTTCTCCTCCTCGGGTGAGAGTTCGCCGTAAAGCGCCATGATCATTTGCTCGCGACGGGGATCGAGGGGTTCGTCACTCATTGTCTCTTCCTCCTAGAGGTAGGCCTCTGTGATACCCCGCTCAAGAAGCATTTTCCGTGCTGACTTGAGCCCATAAAAAATCCTTGTTCGGACGGTGGCCGGCGGGACACCGGTGATCTGCGCAATTTCCTGCGAGCTGAATCCTTGATACTCGCGCAGCAGAATGGCCGTCCGCTGTTCCATGGGGAGCTGAACGAAGACCGACTGTAAGACATCCGACAGACTGGTCCGCTCGGCCTCATGATCTGTGGAGATTTGATCTCCCCTGGCTTCAACGATCTGAAGATCGTGGTGGTCTCCCTCCTCATAGTAGGGTTGAGGATCCATCTTTCGCCTGGATGATCGATGCCAATCCCGGCAGAGATTAAGGGCGATATGGTGGACCCAAGAGGAAAATTTGGCCGGATCGCGGAGGCGATCGATATTCTGATAGGCTTTGACCAGGGCTTCCTGGCAGATGTCCTGCGCCTCTTCGTCATTGCCCAACATCCTCCTTATGAAGCGGTAGAGACCCTCATTCCACCTTGCGGCTAAGCTGTTGAAAGCCTCTATGTTGCCTCTCTGGGACTGAGCCACCAGTTCGGCATCGCTTAAGGGACTCAACTTACCTCCCATTTCCGGTACCTCATCCTCTCATGTGTTAAGACGGCTGTTGCGGATCGATCGTTCAAAGAAAATTGGCATATTGAGCTGCGGCAGCGCCTTAATCCCCACCCCGTGGTATATCCAGGCCTACTCTATCCCCATGATCGGGTGTATTCCAGCACCTTGAGAAACCCCCTTGCGGATAATCGACGAAAATCAGTTTCCCAAAGGGCTCGAGGGAATTACAGTTAAAGAGTAGCCTGCCGGGTTGGAAGGATCAGAATCCCCCAAAAATCTCCTGCGGGGAGAGGATGACCATCATGTCACATTTTCTGAGAGTGTTGAGATTTTCCACACCTGTCCTCACGGTCGCGATCACCTTGGCCGCCGTCGCTTCCATGGCCGGCGGTCTTTCTGCGATGGAGGGGCCGGCGCCGCGGATTTCGGCCCCCGATCCATCGGGACGGCCGTCACCCTGGCCGGCCCTCATTGCCGTGCGGGAAGATCGGTACACCCCCATCAACGGATCGGTCCCGATCCGCCCTCTTGCCGGATGGATCATTGCCGGTCTGGAGCGGCGGATGGACGGCTCTGAGATCTCCGGAGCGATTGAGCTTCCCGTACCGAAGGCCGGGGAGATCCTCACGGCCGTTTTTGCAATGGCACCGGCCGATGAAGAGCGATTGGCCGGTATCGGTCGTACGGTGCGCTTGGAAGAGAATCTATATATTACATTAATCCCTGCCGGGCGGATGGAAGAGATCACGTCAATCGGAGCGCCGGTGCAGATCTTCATGCCGCGGACGGCGGACAAGACCGGGGGCTCGCCGGTTGCCCGCAGCGCTTTGCCCGGTGTCTATTACCAGCCATGGATCCAATCGCGTGTTGACGCTGTGTCAACCGATTCCCTCATGGCCCTATGCCAGACACTTCAAGATTTCGGCAACCGCCGGTCAAATACCGCCCAAGGCGCTGAGGCCGGGGCCCTGCTCTTCGATCGGTTTATTGAATATGGATACACGGATGTCTCCTATTTTGATTACAACATGTGGTGCGATGATGTCATCGCTGTCAAACCCGGACTCTATCGTCCCGATGAGATCGTGTTGATCGGCGGACATTATGATTCCATTTCACGGAACGGGACGGCTCCGGGTGCGGATGACAATGCGACGGGCACCACGACGGTACTGGAGGTGGCGAGACTGCTGGCCGGCAGCAATTTTGAACGAACCCTTGTTTTCGCCGCCTTCAGCGGAGAGGAGCAGGGGTTGGTGGGAAGCGCGGCTTTCGCCGAGTGGGCGGCTCACAGCAACTGGAATATCATCGCCATGATCAATGTCGATATGATCGGGTATGTCGCGCCCGGTGACGACCAGGATCTGGATCTGATTACCAGATCCGAGGCGCAGGAACTGGTCGATTATATTAAAGAGGTCGCGCCGCTTTATGTGCCCGAGCTCCCGATCATCGAAAGCCAGCTGAGCGGCGGAGATTCGGATCACACCTCCTTTT
This genomic interval from Candidatus Eisenbacteria bacterium contains the following:
- a CDS encoding RNA polymerase sigma factor translates to MSPLSDAELVAQSQRGNIEAFNSLAARWNEGLYRFIRRMLGNDEEAQDICQEALVKAYQNIDRLRDPAKFSSWVHHIALNLCRDWHRSSRRKMDPQPYYEEGDHHDLQIVEARGDQISTDHEAERTSLSDVLQSVFVQLPMEQRTAILLREYQGFSSQEIAQITGVPPATVRTRIFYGLKSARKMLLERGITEAYL
- a CDS encoding RNA polymerase sigma factor — translated: MSSRKKIQGETAFERWDDLALLQGVGRGCENSFRVLFRRWSPRLGRLLFQITGSRDVAEDLLQETFLRILKAAPQFKPGGSVVSWMYRICANLGYSYWRRRRSSPLLPPGHNDFIGDILAPNHESPDEKFLAGAFASDAQGAIRRLPPNQRMTFLLKIDQGLTYEEIALVLHCPTGTAKSRFHHAVRRLREELSAWDENKIPCWRNQDGL
- a CDS encoding ATP-binding protein codes for the protein MKRRSLAPAIGELAFSDHKIAFVSGPRQCGKTTLAKMMLRERKTGVYHNWDELKFRHLWTQDPSSIIPISRGKDVPLIVLDELHKNRRWKRDLKGVFDTLTKPCDLLVTGSARLNIYMKGSDSLLGRHLSFRLHPFSLREMESSVVLNPDEALNRIFVHGLRRNQRRQDNLAALMNFGPFPEPLLNQDKRKARIWHRNHEQLIVREDLRDLSRLPELGRIEMMIALLPARIGSLFSMASIGRDLEASIPTVKRWIGYLKALYYLFEVKPYHKKIPRALRREGKVYLWDYSAIPNEAARFENLVACHLLKACHFWTDTGEGTFELFYLRNKEKQEIDFLIVRDGVPWLPVEVKLSETMLSPSWRKFAGLLPCKRCIQVVRQPSWNIHDYQGTEILVVGASEALAHLV
- a CDS encoding Fic family protein yields the protein MTWSSEAVQSGEYHVLLVVAVFVVRFLAIHPFQDGNGRLSRALTTLLLLRAGYDYVPYSSLERIVEDNKEEYYKALRRAQSTLDQGEATALIGANRNMIKDHLARLVEAGYLARKGRGRGSWYEKV
- a CDS encoding nuclear transport factor 2 family protein; the protein is MGLVCMALLMPSLVLSEESVEAAIRARVKQYETAYNAGDVEALAKIYTIDATGFGDRGGSLTGLTWVSCSIARNEAQNFVSRSMMK
- a CDS encoding zf-HC2 domain-containing protein encodes the protein MACEKWRDLIIDRLADELGEEDAVLLEQHLADCADCTKEEQRLSRLLHAVLPREEWPEKSAIEDRLAAVLRQRTAAWAPAASAPAGSSALRRRISQGAQQFLLLFRQPMPIYAVFSLVLLAVTTGFWIGHASVPDGSAELYREPVWLSPEDLPPSEQGRGMPVAVPTAERDGNNAGLALVHWPMDSETRFSQTPTDAISLDIAFQPDSL